The stretch of DNA AGGGCCATCCCAGGCCAGGGGACCTTTTGATACCATTGACCAAAGGCCAAATGTTGCACCTTTCTCAACTTTTCCTGACCAACGCTCAAACATTCCTCCCTTTTCTGCTTTTCCTGATGCTCTCATGCATGGCAACGCTTCAGTTCCCCCAGAACCTCTCACCTTCAGGCTATTATGTTCAAGTGACAAGGTCGGAAGTATTATAGGGAAGGGTGGAAACAGTATCAAGACTATTCAGAAAGATACAGGTTGTGAAATAAAAATTCTTGAGACTATTCCAAAGTCAGATGatcacatcataatcatctctgGACCTGCGGTAACAACCTTACTTTTCTCTTGACAGTGCAGTTTCATTCGTTAAATAAACCCAGTAACTATTCATTACCCCTTTAGCCTATTCTGTGACTTGTTTTTTGGCCGTGAAGGCATTTAAGGATTAAAATGAATAGATAATGTTTTTATTGTTTTTTTCATTCTCCAGCGTTTCTAGATAATTGGATTCTTTGAATGTGTTATTCGCAATTTTCATATATTTTTTCATGCTTTGTCCTCAAGGCTACCATTTGGTAGCACGACACACTTGTATGCAGTACCATTTCTTGGGAGTACAGGCAGCAACCAGAAATGTGGTTGCCAGGGAGCCTGTCATAACTGGTGGTAATATTGTAGTACGTAATCTGGTAAATTGTTGTTTTAGTGGACATTGTAAATCCATTAGAAGGTTGTATGGCACAAGAATTTTGGGGCACATTTCTGGTGTTTTGTACTTCTTTCCTCATACTCTGCCATAAATTTTTCAAATGTCCGTTTCTTATTTTGAGACATGCGGCATTCATTGTTAATAGCAAATCATAGCATTGGAGTTTGCTATGACATTTTTAGTATTTTTTGTTAGCATTCCATTCTGAATGGCAGTTATCCTCTACCTGGAAAGTAGTCTTTCTAATGTTTTAATTTTTCTTTGTGCTCTGTAGCATCCAGGTGATGGCATTTCCCCAGCACAGAATGCAATTTTGCATGTGCAGCGTAAAATTACGCCACCCACCTCTAACAAGGAGGGTCCTGCAATATCTAGGCTGATCGTTTCACCTAACCAAGTTGGCTGCCTCCTTGGCAAAGGTGGCAGTATCATAGCTGAAATGAGGAAGCTGTCAAAAGCCCATATAATAGTGTTGAGCAAAGACAAGATCCCAAGGGGTGTACAAGAAATTGATGAAGTTGTTCAGGTCTGCTTTTGTTGGATTGAACATATTCTATTTATCAATATTACAAACAATGCATTAAGATCTTTGCCTTGACGAATGTCAACTTCATCTGTTATTTTACATATTGGCTTTACCAGACTGGATATTTTGTACAACACTTTTAGTTCCATTTCCAGGTTAATTAACTGCAGAATTTCTACTCTTTTAGATAACCGGGGATTCTGAGGCTATTCAGGAAGCTCTGATGCAGATAACTGCTAGGCTACGTAACAATCTTTTCCGGGACAGAATGGCTTCAATGGGTCCCAGTATGCAGCCACCTTTTGGTTTGCTGGATCCTCAGTTTGGTGCATTTGCGGGAATCCATGAATCTACATCTCCTAGGATTTATCCTAATGCATCTCAGTTTCATAAAGATTTCATGGGACGACCATTGGATGAGATGTCTGCTCCTTGGACCACAAAGGTACGACCGATTTGTTCTCTTCCAATATTTTCTTGAGCATGCTATAAGAGGAACAGTAGTTTACAGCGTTCAGTTCTTTTGGTTTGTCAGTTGACAAAATTATGTTGGACATCCTAAGCAAAGCTCCTCTTTCTTTGGAAATATTTTAAGTCTGCTTATAATGATTGGCTTGGCTGGGGACCAGATTTGGTCACCAGTTAGCGTGGCATTGCATAAGATGGGCATGCAAGAGTTTTGATGCGAGACTTGCCTGATTTGTTGTGAATTAATCTATGAGTCATGGCACCAGAATTGCAGTCGCCATCTAATTAACAAAGTCAATAGTGATCAAATATATATCACATGCTGCATTGGATTGTAGATTATTAATCAGGCAAATGGCTTTAATAGGCCATAAGTTCATAACGTTTTTGCTTATAGCCCTATACCATCGTGATCCTACTCTCAACTTTGTTGGGCATGCAGGATGTTGGTGATCCGATGTCAGTATCTGGCATTCCTGGAATGGCACACAGAGGAATGGGTGGATTTTCAGGGTTTGTTTCTTGTCTTGTGTTTTAAATTTCCTTCCCTTTTGATTAGCAACATCAGAAAACATCATGTATGTACTGATAAAATTTAATTGCAGACCTGTTCATTCATCTAGGCCAATCATAACTGGAAATATCATGGTTCCAAGATTAGTTATACCTGCTCTATGTGGGCATGATGGAGGTTGTTTGAATATGATACGTGAGGTTTGTGTCCGAATGTTGTGTCATGTGGCATATCTGGTTAACTAATGTGTATGATTGACATATGACATAATTAATCCTATATGCAGTTTTCAGGAGCTAAGATAACAATCGAGGAACCGCTGGCTGATTCCATGGATACACCTGTTATGATATCTGGCACACCGGATCAGATGCATGCAGCCCGAAGTCTTGTTCAAGCATTTGTTCTAAGTGAACCACCTGCCCCATGAGATTTCAAATCTCTGAAGGTGATGCATCCCCTTCTAATATTTTGATCCTTCTGGGGAGATCATACGCCCAGGTGATGCTGTTTGCGTGCTGGGCAATGAAGCTAGTAACCTTATGTGTGTTTGAATTTTTCATCACTCTGTCTGCAGAGTTGCATGCGTGAATGGATAATTATGCTGAACAAAGACTAAAATTCCAGTGGTGGAACTTCTCTAGGTTCCTTTTATGATCTCCCAAAGTTGTGGCACCAGATATGGAAAGCACTATAGCTGCCTGAATCTACCACTTTATGCAAGCCGTAGCTTGGGGTTGGAAAGTTTCTAACCTTTTTGTGTGAGAACCCTATCATACGATGTTGTGAACTTCTATAAAGGGAAATAACCTATTAGTTATCATTATGAATTTTTGTCTGACATCTGCATTATTAAGTACTGACATGACCACTATTCGCCGGACCAATACCCTAATATCTAGTATCAAATACTGGTAATAGTACCTACACATATCTCAAATCGTTTCCTAGTGTCCTGTATTAATTACTTTTAGCAAATTCAAGCAGAACAACTATCCCAGAGGCCTTTGCAGTGACATATTTATAGTAGACTATCATAAGCTATAGCAGCAAGAGCTTAATATATTGCACCTGTTGGACCAAAGGGCAGTCGAGTAGTTGCTGGTAGCATTTTTTGTTGTTGCTATAACATACTGCGTACAACACTGCTCTAGTGATGGCGAACCTTGCTTGGTTTAATATGAGCAAGTCAATCATTTAAATCTTAGGAatgcatgtcttgctggttatatgctGTATTTTCTATATTATTTGAGGACATACATTTTTATGTATATGAGTATATCTGCAAATTTCGTTATGTACCGCGACGTAGGATATTACTAGTTCACATAGTTACCTGCATTACAAACATTATTGGTCTCATTTGCTTTAAATAAATAGTATTATTTATATTTTTGAGTCACCTTCCCTTAATGCTGTACGTTTTTACCATGCACATGCTATTTTATAATCTTTATACATGATTTTCTACTTACTGAATGGCGCATCCAATGCTTCAAACTTCTGTTGCTACTATATCTAAAACCTTATGGACACTCGGACAGTTAGGTGAGTTTTATTTTCGACCCTTCCCCGGAccctgcgcaagcgggagctacaTGCACCGGGCTGCCCTTTATGTAAGCTGTTCGGTGACAAAACCTCCTTCTATTTTCGTAGCTTTAGCTGGTAAATCCAACATGGTATTGAATTAACTGAACCTGAATTTCACAAATGTGATAAAGGCAAATTTGTATTGCATTAGTGCGTTAGCACTCCCAAGCAAATTTGTACAAGAGGGACATAGAGGGTGATTGGTGGGCTGGCTCATCCATTCACTTGCATAGCTCATGCAGCATGTTTTTCAATCCCCTTAATTGGTTGGTCAGCTTGCACTTGGTAGCCGGGCCTGACAGATGCAAAAAGCATTAGTGCTGGCTCCCATGAACGGAGAAAATGAGCCTGCTCCCATGTCTAGACTCGAATTGACCTCGGTTAAGTGATTTTGAGATGCATCATTCATGAAGCCAACCAAATAACCACCCATAATTTTTCACCCCTTGGCGTGTTTTTTTGTTGAATCAGCGTATCCTAGCCTATGCCCCCCTGAGGCAGGCTCAGGGAATTCACCTATCTCTTCCCTGGGGTAACCAGTCACCCACATAGTATTTTGAGTATATGAAAAGGACCATTTTTATTATATTTTGGTTGTAGTTTCTTTCATTCTTTTGCTTCGCGCCTACTTTGCTCGTGTTGCTTTTGATAACTAGCTACCATGATGATACAAAAATGACATTTGGTTGCTTGATGAATCTTATGTTTTAAGGTCAGCAGTTTTGGTGAGTTGTCAACTGGGGTAGTTCCTTGTAGGCAGACAGTTGGTTATCATCTCTGCTTGGTTATCCTTTGCTGCTATGTTAGCATTGGAGGCTGCATCCTAGAAGGTATGAATGTTGTAGTTTTGTCTGATTGATTGACTTGTTTTCTCTAGATGTATTTTTTATCAACGAGGCTCCCAACCTTTTTTTTTAGGTTTTTGTATTAATTGGAGTTTCAAATACTCAGCCTATTGCTTGTTGATGTTCCACTAACCTGCTTTACTTAAATGGGATTGACCATTGGAAATAAATAGCCTTAGTGAATAAGAATACCTACTAAATACTGTTAGATGCTACACGATTGGCTTAATGTATTATCATTCTGAATGCCTTGGTTTGGATGGATGGGTTGGCTACAGTTATGACTGATGGCTCTTAGTTTAGTTTGATATTGGTAAAGATGGAAAATTAGGAGGATTTTAACATTGGTAAAGATGGAAAATTAGGAGGATTTTAACAGTGATTCACTAAAGTAGTCTGTTGATCTTGTGGTGCGATGCATGAGCTGGGTGTTCGTCTAGTACTTGTGTGTCCTGCTTAGCGACCACTAAACAGGGTCGAATCCGAATCTTGTTGGTTTTCGCTTTCAGCCCCCAAAACCGGGCGGTATATGGTTTACGATATTAAGAAGAATTAAGCCGCCTTGGGTTACGAACCTGGGAATATCCATTGCTGCTACCGGATTTGCAGTCATTAATATATGTGCTAAGATGTTTATGATGGCATAGCCACTTTTTTTTTTACATATGTGCGGCtttccaaaataaatgaaatatagCTGTTGAGTTTTAGGATCATGCCATATATGTTTTCATGCGGATGGTTCTGAAGACGGAACATGCAACACCTCGAAATATTTGTGCTTGCAACCTTGTAACAATAAGCTGTACCTAGAAGTGTCTATCTTAACATTTGAATATGTAATGCCTtgtaaaaaaaggagaaaaaactAAAAAATGACATTTTTTCCCATGTCATGCGCTTTTGATTTTTAATGATCCAGTTTCCAGCTGGTAAATGACAACCGTGTTTCAACCAGGAAAACAATTAAGTGGTGTGAAATGCATAACTTGAACGGATGAGATTCGACTGGAGATGAAAGCGACTGTCCTGGAATCACTTCAATTTTTCTATTGGACTACGTGGACAGCTAACAACCAGTGTGAGACGATTGTGGCCCACAAGGCCACAAGCACCAAGCTCGATTAACGTTGCACATTGTTTTATTCCTGTTATTTTTCTAGATGGTATTACTTACTCTTGGTACACTAAAGAACTGGACGTTTGGATAAAAAAAAGGATAGTTACGAGTACAAATTGGCTACACGGAAGCGCTGTCAGCACGTCCGTACGGATGTGAACTCCTGGTTTATGAGCCGTTCATTTACTGGATCGGACGGCTGCTACTCATTCGTTTGTGTATACTTGTTCTAGAGGGTTAAGCAGCACTCCACAAGATACGAGCAATGTAGGCCGACGCAGCATGAAGCCTCGCTTCCGGTGCATACATGAGCACAAACACATTCAGACAGGCGATGGACATAGAAAAATTACTACGATATTGTATGAAGCTTCTATTTTGTGGCTCATATGTACAACTTCCATCCAATGGTGGTCAATTGTTTCTCGCTCACACAAGGGGTGGCAAATCTAATCCCTTTCGGCTCTATTTTGTAGCCCATATTGTATGAAGCTTCTGTTTTGTGACTCATATGTACAAATTCACTCTAATAGTGGTCAATCGTCTTCTCCTTCTCTCACACAAGCTGCGGCAGATCTAAATCCCTTTTGGCCCCATCGGCCAGCCCATGGGCTCTTCTCCCCTCTGCTTGTTTGGTTGTGTGAAGAGGAGGAATCCCAGCTTCTTCGCTATGGCTAGTAGTTTAAGTTAGGTTTTTTCTTGCAGTGGTGTTCAGATGAAAGGCAGTGTCTCACCTTCGAGTTGGTCTTTTGGGTTTTGATCCTTCTTGAGTTTGTTCATGGACGAATTCGACGGTGCTCCAGTGTAGATTAATGTCATCTCAAGAAGCGAGCAAACCTTGTTTTAGTATGGAAGTGGTCGTGCTAAGGCCCGATCGGACCAATGCACCAGAATAACTGTCGTCAATCAAGAAAATTTAGATCGGAAAGATCAAATATGTAGACACATAACCGAAGAAAAACAAAGATTGGATCAGTGCACCAGAATAACTGTCATCAATCAAGAAAATTTAGATCGGAAGGATCAAATATGTAGACACATAACCGAAGAAAAACAAAGATTGGTTCGAAACAGATCCATCAAACACCAGCATGATCGAATCCCACGAGATGATGGAGACACATCGTCACACACCCTCTAACGCCGCTAGAATGCACCACCGAGGAGGAGGGGGGGGGGATTGGACATAGAGACATTATCCCTAGTAGGGTACATCGACGCCGCCACAAGCCCCAACCGGGATGATGAACCAAACAAGGACAAGAGCATGGTCCCTCTCGCCTAAGAGGGGGGGGACCTCTCCACCTCCATGACCCAAAGAGGATCGAAAGTGAGGCGGACCGACACCGATGGGAAGAGGGAAAACCCTAGTCGCATGGGAGTCGCTTCTTGGGGAGGAGGAAAACTAAGGATATGACTAATGCATGAAGACTTCCCAGCTGTCATCGACAAGGTTAGCCTGGCTTCGGACCTTTGGTAGGGAAGTAACGACCACGGTGGATCAACGCATTGTTGTTATACTGGTAGCAAATTCACCGAGGATAGATCCACctgagacacacctccacacgcccaccaaCGATGCTAGACGCACCACCGAAACGGGGGCTAGGCGGAGAGACATTTATTCCATCTTCAAGGAGCCCCCGCCGTCTCGCCTTcctgagcaggacacaaaccctaacataTCTCAAAGGAACGACTCACAACGGAGTCCTCCAACTGGCCCTTGTTAGGATCCACCGCGCCCCATGGCCCTAGGGCCACCGGAGACAAGGCGGACCTGCGGCAGAGCTGGCGAGAGGCAGAAACCCTGGCTTTttttggaggaggaggaggtggctgcGTGGAATCTTTGCTCGGATCTGGTTGTTGTTCGTCTATGTTCGTGCGTTTTTGGGTCGGATTCTTTCGATCTACGTTATTCTTCATCAGCGGCGGTTGCTGTTATGGTGCGCTAGTTCTATGGGGTCTTAGCACGAcaacttcccgactgtctactacaacaagttgtgcccgactccgccgagggaggggcgatgacggcggcgtgccttcggctcgcttcagtgcttgtagtcgttgCTAGGTGGTTTAaggatctggatgtaatttttattattccTGGTGTTCGTTGTACTGTCATGATTGAAAATGAATAGATCGAAAGTTTTCTCGCAATTTTTTTTATCGCATCATTTTTTTTGGCAGTAACTAGCACATCAATTCAGCTGGTTAAAAATGCAGTTGCATAAAAAAAGTTATGCCCCATAAAATAAAAACCCAGTCTATACAATGTGTGTAACCATGTGGATTTTGGTTAGGTGAGAAGTACTAACTCGTATTGATCATCAACAAAAAAAATCCGAATTTCCAGTCGACTGGGATGTAGAGCCTACTGTAGCTTGGTGTGTACTAGTAGTATATCAGTATTGGTTTAAGCACTCCTCGGCCACTGGTTTTTCGAAGACAAAGAGACAAGGAAACAGGAAATGCAATTCCATGGCGCAGAGCGGCGGGAAGAAATTTGGGAGCAGCTCCGATGTTAACCGGGCCGCGAGTCCATCCGTGCGCACCATCTTATCACCACCCAAGCAGCCCACTCCCTCCACAGCTTCCATCGCATCCTCTCCTCCGAACTCGCCTTCCCTCCACAGCCACAAAAGCCGTTCCTGGAGCTCGCCAGCCAAGTCTCTCACCTCGCCTAGCTCCAAGGCACCAGGCGCACCATGGGTTGCTCGGGCTCCAAGGAAGTGGCGGTGGCCGAGGTCGCCTACCGCCCTCCGGCCACCAGCGTCTCCCTGTTCGACATCAGCGCCGTCGAGGAGCCGTGGCTCATCGCCAAGCagaacgccgccgccgccaacggCGACGTCGAGGCAGACCAGAGTGATGACGAATACGAAGAcgacgatgaagaggaagaggaggaggaagagcagGACGCCAAGAAGCCCACCGCCGGCGTGGCGCTCCCTATCCTCGACAAGCTCGACGGCTACGAGCTCGCGCCGGCGTCGTGGTCCGAGGTGAGCAAGGCCCTTGAAGACATCAAGCCTACGCTCGACTCCAAGCAAACGGCGGAACCCAAGCCTGCCcccaagaagaaaaagaagaagaagaagcagccaGCTGAGGTACAGGCCCAGCCGGCGGCGCCGCCGCCAACGCAGAAGGAGCAGACGTCCCAGACGCCGTCTGTTGGCGGCACGGTCGAAGCTGCCAAGAAGGACCCGCCGCCGGTGAGGCCGTACGCGCATGTCGCTGAGGATTCTGACACGAAGAAGCCCCCGCCGCCGGAGCTCACAGGGCGGCGCGTCGTGAAAGAAAACCCCTTCCTGCTGCGGGACCGCGAGGCCAAGAACGCGGACGGGACCGCCGCCGCGCCCAAGTGGCGCCGGAGGGACCCGTTTGAGGGGTATCCGGAGCGACGCCCCCCGGGCGCgagcggcggcggggtggtgctGTACACGACGACGCTCCGCGGCGTGCGGCGCACGTTCGAGGACTGCGAGCGCGCGCGAGCGGCGGTCGAGACGTGCGCGGAGGCGGCGGGCCTGACCGTGGACGAGCGCGACGTGGCGCTGCATGGGGAGTACCTGCGCGAGCTCCGGGAGCTGCTGGCGGCCGACGAGGAGCAGGGCGCCGGCGTCTCGCCGCCGCCGAGGCTGTTCGTGATGGGGCGGTACCTGGGCGGCGCGGAGGCGTGCGCGGAGCTGGTGGAGAGTGGGAAGCTGGCGGAGATGCTGCGCTGGGCCAGGGCGCGCGGGGAGGCGTGCGCGGCCAAGGACGGCCGCGGCTGCGAGGGGTGCGGCGGGGCGCGGTTCGTGCCGTGCCTGGAGTGCGGCGGCGGGTGCAAGGTGGTGGTCGGCGGCACCGGCGGCGTGGTCGAGAGGTGCGGCAGGTGCAACGAGAACGGCTTGATGATGTGCCCCATCTGCCACTGACGGAGCTCCAAACTTTCATCCATGCGTCTGTGCATACGTACACAAGGCAAGCATGTCGTTGCCTGCCGCGATCGTGCTTAAATCAAAGCATGTTCTCTGTAGTATATGGAATACGGTAAGTACAGTTTAAGAAGAACAGGGTATGGCGTGTTGAACCGAAAAGGAAAACTTGGGCGTGTGTTGTGCAGCTTTGGCAATCTGGCTAATTGATGGAGTAATCTCTTGTAAATCTGGTTGTCGGCCAAAGAGAAGAAAATGAGTATGGCTTCGGTTGTAGTTATCCTTGTCAATGGTGGTGGTAGTAGTAGAGATGTTTGCTAGAGCTGCTGGGCTGCATGCCTCGAGAGGCATGAGGGAGTAGAAGCCGCGAGGCAGCTTGTGAACCAGCTCGGCAAGCACAGCTCGCGGAGATGATGAAGTGTCATGTCGTGATTCAAATTCAGTATAAAGATAAGGCTAACTTCTGATGAAGCGAGACCCGTTGTCGGAGAACGGGGCGTCGACCTGTTGGCTGGGCAGCTGAGGTTGCTGCCAGCCCATCCGAGTTCGAGTTCCGGCACGGACGCGTGGTGTCCATGAAGTTTCTCCTATAAAGAAAAGCCAATGAAGGTTAGCCCTTGGGTTGATCTCATTTTTTTGAGACCCGTCGTCGGTAGGTTTCGACCGAAGCGGAGCGAAGCGAAGTTAGGATATGGGCTCTTGCAAAAAGGAAAACGTTTGGGTACGGTACACCGGCCGAAACTTCGGCCGGTCTCGCGAGCTCGCTCGATCCCAAATTCTCAATTAATCTGATCTGGCGGTCTCGTTTTTCCCGCACATGCCCCCTTATCCTCTCTTCCGCCCCGCTCCTGGCCTCCCGCAGCGAGCGCGCGTCTACTGCACAGCCGGCCGGCGAGGGGACCTCCAGCACCATCCCGGCTCTCCCCCGACGACCACATCACATCAGGATGCGAGCTCTCTCTCGAAAAAAGTTGCAGCTCCCGCACGCAGCAGATGCAGCTCAGCTCTCTCTTGAAAAAAACTACAGCGCTCGTGCCAGCAGATGCAGTTTCCCTGTCGCCTCCGCTTGCAGCTCAGCTCCCTCGTCGACATTGGTCGGCCGTTCACCATGGTCACCTCCTCCGTCCATCACCTACCGAACCTTTCCAGCACTGCGCAACACTGGTTGCAGCTTTGACCTCTGCGGTTGAAGCAAAAGAAAAGATAAATGTCATGGTTGTCCTCGAGGAAGAAAGCCGGTTCCAGCAAATTTCATGGCTGTTTTGTAGCACCACTAATGTTCGGTTCCAGCAAATCCCGTGGCTGGTTGTAGCACCACCAATGCCCCATTCCAGCAAAAACTGGCATATGTTTTTTTGCTACATCAGGGGTCCAAATATGCTACAACCGGCGATCCAAAGTGCTACAACTGGCATATTTTTTTTCGAAATGGAGGCAAAAAATTTGCCTCATCTATTAAAGTAGAGGAGAATAGAGTTTTGTAGAGTTACACAAGACCGAAGTACGGCATGACAATTACTCGCGCAATACAATTTTCTCTAATTGTTTAGTCCCTGCAGTAACCCATAAGTTGGCCTCATCTATAATAAGCTTGAGAAGGATTGGCGGTGGCGTCTTTTTGTGGCGGAAGACTCTAGCGTTCTTTCGTTCCAAATTGTGCAGGATACGAGCATGATAAGGGAGGCCATGGCTCGACGATCCGGAATGCTTGAATTGGTGCCGAGAAAAGATCACAGTGCACCCACCAATCGCTTCAGCCGCGTGATTTCAAAGATAGTATGTCTATAGATATTTTCTTTTTTATAACAATACCGGTAACTTTGTACATAAAATTTTTAGAAATTTTTGTAAGAGGAGCACTCTGCGCCGGTGCGCCGGCCGAAACTTTCGGCCGGTCGGATGTGCACCGCCCGATTAACATTAACACAGCCGTTCGATTGTCTCCTCTATCCAAACAGCTTCGCTCTAAAACGCGACTCTAATCCAGCGAGGCACGGCTCACCCGCGGCCGCCGTTCGAAGCACCTGGCGTCGGCGTCGCGGATCCTGGTTAGGCGCTCGAAGCTCCCCAGAGTTGCCTCGCCATCGACGCTCGCCACGCCGTCGGTCGCTGCCGTAGATGCTCGCATTTTTGAGTTGCTGGTTGCAGCCCTGCTGCACGACGGTAGCAGCTCTCCCACACTTCCTCCTCGACCTTTGCGGCCGTGGGTAGCCGTCGCCGGCCACGGCGCCGCTGCTCGTCGCTGACAGCTTCGCCGCTGGTGGCGCCTCCCCAGTTGCAACGTTCATGGAGGCGGC from Triticum urartu cultivar G1812 chromosome 3, Tu2.1, whole genome shotgun sequence encodes:
- the LOC125543457 gene encoding KH domain-containing protein HEN4-like, coding for MASHAYPSKRPFQKKYSEHNGRAKWQKTKHAPSQQPQLTIQPGVPLIRILCPTEKCGNVIGKGGSIIAKIRQENGVKIRVDEAVPGCDERVIVITTVEKDKEAIHEQGKENDGGTAVSADGEHEKEKDHSKEEKDDSDNAHGKEEQDDAERDDSKEENDDSSVAKTTKLEPERVIPSAMNAVLHVFDRIFITESENGTEDASGQKTPVSFRLLVLDSQVGSLLGIRGSVIKQMSADSGCEIRVSKENLPLCALLKDELCQINGELDSVKKGLNAVAQVLFTHPPRESDVVPVVHPSGSSSRTFDRSDGLPPGMPPNFHLPFQGPSQARGPFDTIDQRPNVAPFSTFPDQRSNIPPFSAFPDALMHGNASVPPEPLTFRLLCSSDKVGSIIGKGGNSIKTIQKDTGCEIKILETIPKSDDHIIIISGPAHPGDGISPAQNAILHVQRKITPPTSNKEGPAISRLIVSPNQVGCLLGKGGSIIAEMRKLSKAHIIVLSKDKIPRGVQEIDEVVQITGDSEAIQEALMQITARLRNNLFRDRMASMGPSMQPPFGLLDPQFGAFAGIHESTSPRIYPNASQFHKDFMGRPLDEMSAPWTTKDVGDPMSVSGIPGMAHRGMGGFSGPVHSSRPIITGNIMVPRLVIPALCGHDGGCLNMIREFSGAKITIEEPLADSMDTPVMISGTPDQMHAARSLVQAFVLSEPPAP
- the LOC125543459 gene encoding glutaredoxin domain-containing cysteine-rich protein CG12206-like, producing MGCSGSKEVAVAEVAYRPPATSVSLFDISAVEEPWLIAKQNAAAANGDVEADQSDDEYEDDDEEEEEEEEQDAKKPTAGVALPILDKLDGYELAPASWSEVSKALEDIKPTLDSKQTAEPKPAPKKKKKKKKQPAEVQAQPAAPPPTQKEQTSQTPSVGGTVEAAKKDPPPVRPYAHVAEDSDTKKPPPPELTGRRVVKENPFLLRDREAKNADGTAAAPKWRRRDPFEGYPERRPPGASGGGVVLYTTTLRGVRRTFEDCERARAAVETCAEAAGLTVDERDVALHGEYLRELRELLAADEEQGAGVSPPPRLFVMGRYLGGAEACAELVESGKLAEMLRWARARGEACAAKDGRGCEGCGGARFVPCLECGGGCKVVVGGTGGVVERCGRCNENGLMMCPICH